The following nucleotide sequence is from Pochonia chlamydosporia 170 chromosome 4, whole genome shotgun sequence.
TCTACGAGGAGGAACAAAAAGCGCTTGCTGAGCGAAAGCGCACCCAACAACGAGTCAATGAAATCAAGGAGGAGCGCGCAAAGGAGGAGTTGCAGCGGCAGCTGGAAGCCGCTGGTGGCAAGAAGAGAGTAGACAGAGTGGACTGGATGTACCAAGGGCCTACCGATGGCCAAGTTGGTACCAGCGAAGAGACCGAGGCGTACCTCTTGGGCAAGCGCCGAatcgacaacctcatcaaggGCACGGATcacaagaagctggagaagagcGCTGGAGAGGACAGTTTTATGGCCCTTCAGAATGCGAATAGTGCAAGAGATACGGCATCCAAGATTCGGGACGACCCTCTCCTCGCGATTAAGAGACAGGAACAAGCGGCGTACGAGGCCATGATGAACGATCCCATCAAACGACGGCAGCTAATGGCCAATATGGGAATAGaggacgagaagaagaaggggagGTCACGAGACAAGGAGCACAGACATAGGCACAAGCATCGTCGACACCGAAGCAGGAGCAGAGACTCCGAGGGTGATGAAAGACGACATAAGCGACGCCACAGATCATATTCACGATCGCGAAGTCCAAGACGTCATCgcaaggatgacgacgaggaggaacGCCGACACAGACACCgaaggaggagagaatcCGGGGACAGTCGAAGCCCGCGCCGAACCCGAGACGATTCGTTGGAGAGACGACATGAGGGAAGCCACAGAAGGAActctcatcatcaagaaAATAATGGCCGGCGAAGACATGAGAGCCCAAGCCCCGGTGATGAACGACCACGTCGACGCAGTCCTTCTCCAGACCGACGCGACAGACACCGCAGTGACCATTCTTACCGCCGGCAAGATGACGATAGACGTCGGGACTACAGCCGAGACAACGACAGTTGGAGGGGACCACGGAATGGAAATAGGCCTCGACATAATGGAAATGGGTATGGTAACGACAGGTCAAGGGGACAAGCCGAAAGAAATGACGACAGAGAAGCTGAAAAGGCTCGCAAATTAGCCACGATGCAATCGGCAGCCTCTGACATGGACCAAGACCGGGAGAAACGGCTAGCTAGTCTGGAACGAGAGGAACGAGCAGCACGAGAAGCAGATGAGAGGGCACGAGAACGAGGGGGTGAGCGAGGGTTCGTCAATGGACTTCACAAGCAGGCTGGCAAGCTTGATTTAGGAGAGAGAATGGGTCGCAATCGACAGGGTTACCAGCGAGATGACGATTGAGCGCGTGTGCGCATATATGAAAATTGAGGCcagcatttttttttttttttttttgcacGGTTCAGCGGAAACTTTTGGCGCACTTTGCTCTTGCATTTTGATATGGGACAGGAAATGGTCTGCAGTTGCTCTTCTAGTGGACATGATTAATCAACCAAACAAACTGCATGTGTCAAGCACTCTGCTCGTACGTAATAGACTGGACTAGATGTCGGGTGTAGTTGTGAAAAGGAATGTCAGGTGTGCTGTTCTGGCCAAGGGATGGAATGGAACACGATATGATTGTTGTGCAAATGAGCTGCCAGTATTGTCTGGTGTCTGTGCATTTGGCTGCAATTTGCCGAGTAGATAGAGACCGCGTCACACACATGCGTTGAATTGATATGATATGTTGAGGTAAGATTCAACATCCAGTGAACGATGATCAAAGACAATTGATGCCTTTCGTTGAACACTTGAATATTCtgcatgtacggagtactgcgTAGaaaagccatcaaatgggGCGTGAACATCACATTGACATGACCATGACCTGGCAAATCTGGTGGCCGGCTCTGATGCAACATGCCTAACGGATGCCCGCGTCGTGATTGGTGGCATTCGGTAGTGGCTGCAGGACATGGCACTTGATCAAATTGATCAATGTCCCATGTTGCgacaaaaccagaccagactcaaggAAGATGGGCGGCATTCTGCAGCTCAACAATGACAGGgaagattgaccagacaaaCGCTAACTGTGAAGACGAGTCTTGACTAGAGCAGCCGCTAAGGCTTGCAGAAATACgctgtggctgtggcgaAATACGCCTGTGGAAATTTTGGTTTGTGGCAACCCAGCAAAGTGCACATGCCGGTCCGGGGTTCGAAGTACTCTGTAACGAACTGCCCACCAGAACAGACGGGGCATTTGATCGAATGGACTTCAGGTGGTGTCTGGCTGGTGGACACGATGCCCCCAGCCGTTCGAGTGCATTTTTATGGAGTCAATCTGGTCGGACCTGGCTTTGAATTGAATGCCATTTGCtcaagtccagtctggctggtctgcatgtggtgcaTTAATCGTCGGattgaccacaccagaccagagcagacaGACAGACCTGTTGTTGAACGATGCACAAAGTCTGTTGTCTGATGGTAATTCGCCAGGCGCATTCCGCATTCTGACCAcctttctttttgttcttcccGAACTTTATTCGCTCTTCAAGTTCCAAACTCATTCCCACTCTCCCGCGAATAAGGAAAATAAAAGTCGTTTGATCCCTgtctcaacctcaacaccccccaaccagactcttttCGACTACTGCGAGCGAACAACAACGGGACTGCACAAGCGACGACACTCCtcctttttttcccttcgcCCCCAACAACATCCCTCAAATAAAATCGCGAACCCTTTGGTCGCCGAGACGTGCGCTCCGAGTTAGCCTCATTCTCATTGCAAACCTTCTCGCGCTTGCTTGGCTCTCATCTCTCGTTTGCCATCGGCTGCCAATTGGATACGCTTGACGTGTTGAGTCGGAGCCCTCCCGCCACGTTTCCGTCTCTGCAAGCACCTGGGCAAACGTCAACGACCCGTCACCTCACGTCGCTTTAACAAACCGCTTGCGCCGCGCAGTACCCCGaccctcatcatcgccaattGAACGATCCGCGCCATAATGCCTCTCTGCGGTGGATCTAAGACGGTCCAGCgcaagctggtgctgctgtaGGTCCCTTCTGCGGCGACAGAAACCCGGCTGCCCGACCAAGCCTCACCAACGCCGGGGGGGCTTGATTCTTGAGACCAATGCTAACTGTTGAGGACAGAGGAGATGGTGCATGCGGTAAAACATCACTGCTAAACGTCTTTACGAGAGGGTACGTTTCCTGGCTCGCCACCTGCAACCCTGGAGTGGAAGCTGGGGGGAGAGCGGCCAGCACAAATCCCAGAGTGACATTCACAACTAATCGACGCACGCAGTTACTTCCCAACGGTATACGAACCTACCGTCTTCGAAAACTACGTCCACGGTATGCTGCTAGAACAATTCTGATTCTGCGCACAAGCCACTTGGTGGTCGATCGATTTGGTTGTTTGCGCGCTGACGATTGCGAACAGACATCTTTGTAGATAACGTGCACATTGAGCTCTCGCTGTGGGATACGGCCGGTCAAGAAGAATTCGATCGATTACGTTCACTATCTTATGGTATGATACCTCCCACTTGCTACCAAGATGTCAAGAGGACGAGGGAGGAAGGAATGAACCCGCCGATAACTGACCGTGACCACCATTCCAGATGACACCGATCTTATTATGCTCTGCTACTCCGTCGACAGCAAAGACTCGTTGGAAAACGTCGAATCAAAATGGGTTGGGGAAATTGCCGACAACTGCCCCGGCGTCAAGCTGGTCCTGGTTGCGCTAAAGTGCGATCTCCGCGAAGGCGGtgctgaagatgacgaaggcgaagaagccTCCGCGGCTACGCCTGCAGCTTCAGAGGGAGATGCCAACCCGGAACGTCCCAAGGGGCCTTTAATCGAATACGACAAGGGGCTGGAGGTGGCCAAGCGAATAGGAGCCTCACGGTACCTCGAGTGTTCAGCCATGAAGAACCGCGGTGTCAACGAAGCCTTTACGGAGGCGGCCCGTGTTGCTCTGAGTgtcaagaaggaaagagaagagaacAAGTGCACCATAATGTGAGGGGACACATGCCAGGACCAAGATACCCGACGGCCTTGgaaaacacaacacaacgTGCACCACGAATTCAATACCCCGGACGATTTTCGTCGTTTTAGTTTTTCGAACTGTTTTGCGTCCTCTCTCGGGAGGAGCCCTTCGAGCCGACTTTACAcatttctttccttcttgttcaattcTTTCAACTTCTCGACTTCTCGATATCCCTTATCCCTAGCACCATTTTACCCCGTCTACGCTGCGGTTTTTATTGGGTGTTTCTGCGGGGTTGCTATGTGATTCCCGCCGTTCAACAAAGTCTATCCAATCTTGTTTGTACATATTGCGGCAGTAGAGATATTTCATGGCCCAGACAGCACATGAGGAGGGTAGAGGATGGCGGCATTAACCACTTTCATAACTTCTTTTAATTCCTTTACCTTGTATCAATCTTtgggtgtggtgtggtggggGAATAGGTCATAGTTCAGGCACTGGAGTTCCTTTACGGGATGTTAGAGCATGGAGGATGGTGCGTTTGCATTGGGCCGCGTGGCTTAGATATGCTGAATTTGTTCATCTAGTCTGTTCCCTTATCTGAGACTCAGCCTGTGTTTATTCCATTTGTAGCTGCATAATCGGACACATGTTTAAGGTAGTACATTCAAGACTCAGTAAATCGGGGTCTCGACTGCCAGGTCTATATTGAGATCGCTCGCGTGCATTTCTCAATGACAATCAATGAGGCCTCCCGGTTCCAATCCAGCCAAGAAGACGTTGACCTTCCTCATACGAACCCACGGAGCAACATCGCAGGACCTCCCCAACCTGGAATGCTATGATTCCATCACCGTCACTTCTTTCAGCCCTCTACGTAAATAGCTCTCCACGGCAGCACAACATTGGCCCGAGACAATTAATACCCTCCAGGGTCCATTGCCTGTCCATGCATTCCCCTCAAAAATTCATTGGCCACGAGTGaagtggtgttggtgtcGCCAACCACACTCGACACGGCCGTCTTCAGTGCGTGAACTACCCTGCACTGCCTTGACGTCATGTTGGCAGATCGACAACGAAACAGGTTTGTTGGGTCgtgatcaaccagacatcatgaTGCAGAGCATGTTCAGCAGGTGCCGTTTCTGCAGCGAACAGGTCGAATAGATAACAGGGTGGGTTCCCCAATCCAGAAGAAATTATCTTCTTGGCGCTTGATTTATCGCATTACTAGACGTTTGACACTATACAAACGGTTACACCGCATAAGCTATATTCTTTGCAAACTCTTTGTAAGCCCTTACAGCAAgcgtacctaggtagttacAACACCATGCCTCTTTTTGGATCCCATCGCGAGCCTTCGCCAGAGGTACACGTACCGGAGCGAGAGATCCACGAACCCAAGAAACATGGACTCTTCCACCGTCGCGACGACGTTCGTGATGTACCTGTAGAAACCACGGAGCATCCTGCACGCAAACATAGTCTCTTCCACCGCCGCGATCACTCCCCCACCGGCACTGCGACAAATAGAACCATGTCTGCCAGAAGCTCTACGTCCTCGTCTGGGTCGTCGTTGAATCACCGCCCCCGACGTGGAGGCAGCCTGCTGCACAAGGCTATGGGCCGGAACAGCGAGGACGTAGACCCGAGCATTCTACAGGCTCGCGAGAGGGTCATGGATGCGGAAGAGGCTGAAGAGCAGGCAGATAGGGCACCATAGGGCACTTGACCAGGCGAGGCTGCGGGTGAGAGAGGCGAGGGAGCATATGAAGAGGGTTGAGCtggaggctgaggaggaggcgaggagggccaagatcaagcagcagcatgcGAGGGAGGTTACGAAGCGGGGAAAGGGACTTGGACGTAAGTCTATTATATCGCGACTTTGTGAGTTTTGCTAATCAGTGCTAGGTCATGGGATTTAATGCCTTTATCATGGAGTGGAAGCAGCATTGTGTTTGATGAGTTGAAAGATTGGCGTATCTTGTGTACACGATAAAATTGAGCGTTTGGTTCGGATTCGTTGCAATGGCGCGGTGCTTGTGCATGGATTTTTGTGCGATTGAAAAATATTTTGTAGGCTACGAAATGTGCGTATTATCGACAGTTTTGATAGATAAGTCTCAACCTTGTCTGGACATATTTTCGATGTGGATGTGACGACTTGTTGGGTCTTGGCTTTCAGTTAGTTTAGATGAGGCTCTCTCCCCTTGGCTGTACAGCAATGTGTCTTGTGTTTCGACTAGTAAAATCAccgtcaaggtcaacatgGAGCCTGGAAattgtctggtcaacatggTAGACACATCCCTTCCATCTGCGCTGGCTTCTAGATGACGTCGCGTGCATTGATTTTGCGGTCAAAATGCGGTGTAAAGTTGCCGGTGGAGTGACACATTCCGGTCCAAGCAACAAACACCACTCGGAGGTCATGGGCAGGGAGGCAAGTTATGCTattgacgacatggaccatTGTCGCCAGGAATAGGACGGCCCTCACCCGTGTCTCACCTCGTCCTTTTGGCTTGCTGGATCATCGATGCCAACCGCCACACAGATTCCTCCAAGGGTTCCTCTCTTTCAAGGGAACAGGCATGAGAAATTGGGAGTTTCGAATCCATGTTGGCTTCCATTATTAAACCACGAAAGCCACTCCGCTGCTTATTATGTGCGCCGTTCATTTGCTCGGTTGGTGTTTAGGCGAGATAAAGAGCGGCCAGCGAATGCCAAGAGCGAGAACAGACCAGTGGAACGTGGTGCAATTCCTGGGCTAGGACAGTCAAGTCTTGTGCAATTTGTAATGCGTTCAAACAGTTAGTGGGGGTCGAAGGTATTCAAACAATGCAAACGTACCGCATATCGCGTTAAAAGCGAAGATATATTAAGATACTCCATATATTAGTGCATACTTGGACAGGCCAAATACTTATTTCCACAGACTCTGTTTGGAGTACGCCAGACATCTTGTTGTCTTGGCAGTGCCTTGACACTACTCGCTGGCGATTCTAGGTTTCGTTTTGACTGTCGGCCGGTTCATACCAACCGCCAAATTTTCAGAGGGGACGATCAAATGCTGCTTGGCGGCATTTGTAATGTTCTCTCCCTGGGTTGTACCATGACTACTCCGTATAATCGTCCTCGGACCTGCTGTAGTttgggatcaattgatgtggCGAGAAAATagaccagccaagccaagccaagaacaCAATTccagcatcaaatgtcaacttACCTGGTTGACCCCTGGCACTAATGCACTTAGGGCCGGCCCAGCAGCCAAAAGCTTTCCAAAACCCCTCAAGCCGTCCAAAATGCTCCAGAAAAGTCAAGGTGCAAAAAGATTGTGGAGTTGAGCAAAGTCTGGTGTTACGCGATTTGGTGGGTGGGTGCCGTTTTGCAGCCGTCGGATTGGTTGATGCATCACTCCTTCCCTGTTATCTTTTACATGCAAACATGCGGCAAGTGCCACCCTGACTCCACCTGCATTGCCCCTGAGCCACTTGGAGACTTGGCTGcactcaaccaccagaggctgtctggtctggtgtctcacGACAAAGACCACGACCACAACAATTCAACATGGGTTCAGCattggtccatgtcgacgCCAGTGTCCATTCCACCCCCTGACAGGAATTGGCTGGTGCGCCTTCGGTGAAATTGCGCCTAGAATCTGGCTGGACCTGACCTGACACCACTCAACCAAAGCCCCAGTTCTGCAGATGCCCCCAGCCGGGTGTCAattgccgtctggtctggtctggtgttgccaaCAGACGCTTGGGAGTGCGGCATACTACCATCAGGGAgagagagactggagagggTCTGGTCCTTCTCGCAGCACAACCATGAAGACCGGCCGAACTTGACTCTGCTCTCACCACTCCGTCACCTTGACGATTTCCACTCCTTTGTTTGCTGCTCGTCTGACGACGTGCTTCAGCTCGACATTCCTTTCTAACCAGGCCTCCTCGTTCCTTGTCGACGGCCCCGACTCGACAGCATCATTACGAACCCCCCCGTCCACTCCTCTCAACCAGGCCCAACCATCGAATTCGATATCGGCTGAAATTGAATCGATCACCAGGGCTAGCCGTTCCTTGCACAAACGAGACATAGATCCTCTGCTGGAACAGAGGACACAATAAAACTAGACGATTATTCAGTTTCCCACAGCAATTACACAGTAGCAttcgtttttttttttcgagGCTGACTTCGCGATCAACACGCCCTCATGACTCCAGCCTAAACAGTGTCATCATGCGTTGCAAATCAATTCTTGCCGCGGCGGCTTTCCTTGGCCTCGCCGCCGCTCAGGTTCACACTGACTGTAATCCCATGGAACGCGATTGCCCGGTAGACCCAGCATTCGGAACCTCTCACCTTTTCAATTTCAACGTCACCCCGAGTAGTGACCTTTGGGAAACAACCGCCGGTAATGTGAATTACGATGCCCAGACTGGTGCCTCCTTCACCATCAATAAGCAAGGAGACTCGCCGACTATTCGTACAAAGttttacttcttctttggccGCACCGAAATCATGCTCAAAGTTGCTCCCGGTCGAGGTATAGTCAGTTCCATGATGTGGCTCAGCGATGACCTCGACGAGGTCGATTGGGAGTTCCTTGGTTCCAACAAGACATTTGCGACGACAAACTACTTCGGCAAGGGCCGCCAGGATTTCAAGAATGGCGGTTCTCACCCCATGACTGGTATGCAGGACGACTACCACAACTACACCACCGTGTGGACAAAGGATTCTATTGAGTGGTTCATTAACGGCAACCATGTCCGCACCTTGAatgccaaggatgccaacaATACGCACAATTACCCCCAGACGCCTATGCGCATGAGTGTTGGTATCTGGGCCGGCGGCGACCCTTCCCTTCCTGAGGGCACGCGCAAatgggctggtggtgatACTGATTACGCCAACGGCCCGTACACCATGTACCTTAAGAGCGCCCACGTCACTGATTATAGCAGTGGCAAGGAATATTCATACGGAGATCGTTCGGGCAGCTGGCAAAGCATCAAGATTGCCAGCGGCAACTCTACCGCTCTCGAGGCTTTGAACAAGCAAGCCGACAAGTCAATCAGCGAGAAATGGAATGAGCTCCCTACTGGAGCCAAGGCTGGCGTCTATGCCGGAGCTGGTGGAGTCGCGGCCTTAGCTATAGGAACTTTGCTTTGGTACTACTTCCGACAGCGTCGTATTGGAgccgccgaggccaaggcGGCCGCCGAACGTGAGGAACGGGACCGACGAGAGAACGCGCAGTTCCAAAAGAATGGAATTAACCCCGATAGCTTCGCTGCCCATGGTCAGGAGTACAACGCCCGGGATCTTCGCGCCGGTGGTATGGCTGACAACAACTCGTACCACGTTCCTGAATCGAACCCATTCAGTGGCCCCTTTGATGAAAAGTCTCGTCTTGGAAGCAGTGCGAGTAACGCAAGTACCAtgggtggtgctggtgcagcCATGGCCGGCGGAGCGATGGGAGCTGCTGGAGCTATGCGTGGTCAACCTGGCCGGCCTGCCAGCCCTGCCTCTTCCAACCATCATGGCTTCGATTTCGGTGTTCCCCCAAGCCCTGGCCACCCACCAGCACGCTCTCACAGCCCCGGTATGCGATCGCACTCCCCCATGATCCGATCACAGAGTCCTGGTATGCCCCCTCCAGGCTCTCCCGGCTCCCCTCGTCAGTACCAGATGCGAAGCGACTCGGCCCCAGATCCTTATTCACGGATGGGATCTCCTGGCCCTCATCAGCAAGGCTATGGGCTCCAGAGGATGCAAAGCCCCGGCACGATGGGCCCGCAAAGGAGTTTTACCG
It contains:
- a CDS encoding pre-mRNA-splicing factor CWC25 (similar to Beauveria bassiana ARSEF 2860 XP_008597941.1) is translated as MGGGDLNLKKSFHPTLRRNQQAVYEEEQKALAERKRTQQRVNEIKEERAKEELQRQLEAAGGKKRVDRVDWMYQGPTDGQVGTSEETEAYLLGKRRIDNLIKGTDHKKLEKSAGEDSFMALQNANSARDTASKIRDDPLLAIKRQEQAAYEAMMNDPIKRRQLMANMGIEDEKKKGRSRDKEHRHRHKHRRHRSRSRDSEVQDVIARMTTRRNADTDTEGGENPGTVEARAEPETIRWRDDMREATEGTLIIKKIMAGEDMRAQAPVMNDHVDAVLLQTDATDTAVTILTAGKMTIDVGTTAETTTVGGDHGMEIGLDIMEMAEKARKLATMQSAASDMDQDREKRLASLEREERAAREADERARERGGERGFVNGLHKQAGKLDLGERMGRNRQGYQRDDD
- a CDS encoding small GTPase rho3 (similar to Trichoderma reesei QM6a XP_006967913.1), whose translation is MPLCGGSKTVQRKLVLLGDGACGKTSLLNVFTRGYFPTVYEPTVFENYVHDIFVDNVHIELSLWDTAGQEEFDRLRSLSYDDTDLIMLCYSVDSKDSLENVESKWVGEIADNCPGVKLVLVALKCDLREGGAEDDEGEEASAATPAASEGDANPERPKGPLIEYDKGLEVAKRIGASRYLECSAMKNRGVNEAFTEAARVALSVKKEREENKCTIM
- a CDS encoding glycosyl hydrolase family 16 (similar to Metarhizium robertsii ARSEF 23 XP_007817191.1), with product MRCKSILAAAAFLGLAAAQVHTDCNPMERDCPVDPAFGTSHLFNFNVTPSSDLWETTAGNVNYDAQTGASFTINKQGDSPTIRTKFYFFFGRTEIMLKVAPGRGIVSSMMWLSDDLDEVDWEFLGSNKTFATTNYFGKGRQDFKNGGSHPMTGMQDDYHNYTTVWTKDSIEWFINGNHVRTLNAKDANNTHNYPQTPMRMSVGIWAGGDPSLPEGTRKWAGGDTDYANGPYTMYLKSAHVTDYSSGKEYSYGDRSGSWQSIKIASGNSTALEALNKQADKSISEKWNELPTGAKAGVYAGAGGVAALAIGTLLWYYFRQRRIGAAEAKAAAEREERDRRENAQFQKNGINPDSFAAHGQEYNARDLRAGGMADNNSYHVPESNPFSGPFDEKSRLGSSASNASTMGGAGAAMAGGAMGAAGAMRGQPGRPASPASSNHHGFDFGVPPSPGHPPARSHSPGMRSHSPMIRSQSPGMPPPGSPGSPRQYQMRSDSAPDPYSRMGSPGPHQQGYGLQRMQSPGTMGPQRSFTDNQQPGYGYRGPASPRSNNGW